A genome region from Natronobeatus ordinarius includes the following:
- a CDS encoding MaoC family dehydratase, translating to MLEANRATLAALGVPEESVDDSESELEDGGTVDRSIQHEHERWEYDRTVDEPTAIDVGDVVTFSKTISEEDVRAFAHASGDTNRLHLDDAFATETRFGGRIVHGTLVSGLISAALARIPGLTVYLSQDLEFVAPVSIGEELTARVEVVESLGGDRYRLETIVENEADVVVNGEAVVMVDDAPETDSGYSTR from the coding sequence ATGCTTGAGGCTAATCGGGCGACGCTCGCTGCGCTCGGCGTTCCCGAAGAGTCCGTCGACGACTCCGAATCGGAGCTCGAGGACGGCGGCACCGTCGATCGATCGATCCAGCACGAACACGAGCGGTGGGAGTACGACCGGACGGTCGACGAGCCTACCGCGATCGACGTTGGTGACGTCGTCACGTTCTCGAAAACGATCTCCGAGGAGGACGTCCGAGCGTTCGCCCACGCCAGCGGTGATACCAACCGGCTCCACCTCGACGACGCGTTTGCCACAGAAACGCGCTTCGGCGGGCGAATCGTTCACGGAACGCTCGTTTCCGGCCTCATCAGCGCTGCACTCGCGCGCATACCTGGGCTCACGGTGTACCTCAGTCAGGATCTCGAGTTCGTCGCCCCCGTCTCCATCGGCGAAGAACTCACCGCGAGAGTCGAGGTCGTCGAGAGCCTCGGTGGCGACCGATACCGACTCGAGACGATCGTCGAGAACGAAGCCGACGTCGTCGTCAACGGGGAGGCGGTCGTTATGGTCGACGACGCCCCCGAGACCGACTCGGGATACAGTACTCGTTAA
- a CDS encoding helix-turn-helix transcriptional regulator: MYNVATPSIDSSIGTLGQVIESAVASVPCGIGWSSILALELGPHLVALLGIVALALLGGGLLIRNRFDESSSSIAETQSVAREEFMTDQEKIRHLVRSNGGRMKQSAIVDSVDWSKAKVSRLLADLEDDGEITKLRLGRENLICLQGQEPPASKSSDGAESE, translated from the coding sequence ATGTATAACGTCGCCACCCCGTCGATCGACAGCTCGATTGGCACTCTCGGCCAGGTGATCGAATCGGCGGTGGCGTCCGTTCCGTGTGGCATCGGGTGGAGTTCGATCCTCGCGCTCGAGTTAGGTCCGCACCTGGTTGCCCTCCTCGGCATTGTCGCGCTCGCCCTCCTCGGCGGTGGGTTACTGATTCGAAATCGGTTCGACGAGTCGAGCTCGTCGATAGCGGAAACGCAGTCGGTGGCTCGCGAAGAGTTCATGACGGATCAGGAGAAGATACGACACCTCGTCAGGTCGAACGGCGGGCGGATGAAACAGTCGGCAATCGTCGACTCAGTCGACTGGTCAAAGGCCAAGGTGAGCCGGTTGTTAGCTGATTTAGAGGACGACGGTGAGATCACGAAGTTACGACTGGGACGTGAGAATCTAATCTGTCTCCAGGGACAGGAACCGCCGGCGTCGAAGTCCTCGGATGGGGCGGAAAGCGAGTGA
- a CDS encoding CARDB domain-containing protein — translation MNARNQLLVVVISLMLVCSSGVAMAATAAPAATSVDEHDDDPDAPGEDEPDTPDEEVDEPEEEPIDEPTEEAPIEEVTITVHIEELNVFLIDGHEMVDEEMPVEDDEEYPDEEDDVEEEHIDDRDGITIEHVSVVVFLDDLDEIIDEEMPVDDDEEMPVDNNEEEEPLENDVDDEEMPVENDVDDEEMPVDDDATVQVTIERVTVFVVLDDVAPEEPPVEEEPEVPDEEEPEVPDEEEPEVPDEEEPEVPDEEEPEVPDEEEPEEPDEEPEVPDEEEPEVPDEEEPEEPDEEPAESFTVDELDAPETAELGETIDVTATVTNPGDEEATQDVQFRLEGDLIDSQSVTLDAGETDDVTFEVDTTGLEAGEFVHMVLTDEFGQVAFIELTEEDEIVDDEVDDEDDVVDDEDDVVDDEDDVVDDEDDVVDDEDDVVDDEDDVVDDEDDVVDDEDDEQAALHLL, via the coding sequence ATGAACGCACGCAATCAGCTACTCGTCGTGGTCATTTCGCTGATGCTCGTGTGCTCGAGTGGGGTGGCGATGGCGGCGACGGCAGCGCCAGCAGCCACGAGCGTAGACGAGCACGACGACGACCCCGACGCACCCGGCGAGGACGAACCCGACACACCGGACGAGGAAGTTGACGAGCCCGAAGAGGAACCGATCGACGAACCAACCGAAGAAGCGCCGATAGAGGAGGTCACGATAACCGTCCACATCGAAGAGCTGAACGTCTTCCTGATCGACGGCCACGAGATGGTCGACGAGGAGATGCCGGTCGAGGATGACGAAGAGTACCCCGACGAGGAGGACGACGTTGAGGAGGAACACATCGACGACCGTGACGGGATCACGATCGAGCACGTCAGCGTCGTCGTATTCCTCGACGATCTAGACGAGATCATCGACGAAGAGATGCCGGTCGACGATGACGAAGAGATGCCGGTCGACAATAACGAGGAGGAAGAACCCCTCGAGAACGACGTCGATGACGAGGAAATGCCGGTCGAGAACGACGTCGATGACGAGGAAATGCCGGTCGACGATGATGCCACGGTCCAGGTTACCATCGAGCGGGTCACTGTCTTCGTGGTCCTCGATGACGTGGCGCCCGAAGAGCCGCCCGTTGAGGAGGAGCCTGAGGTCCCCGACGAGGAGGAGCCTGAGGTCCCCGACGAGGAGGAGCCTGAGGTCCCCGACGAGGAGGAGCCTGAGGTCCCCGACGAGGAGGAACCTGAAGTCCCCGACGAAGAGGAGCCTGAAGAACCCGATGAGGAACCTGAAGTCCCCGACGAAGAGGAGCCTGAGGTCCCCGACGAGGAGGAACCTGAAGAACCCGACGAGGAGCCAGCAGAGTCGTTCACCGTCGATGAACTCGATGCACCTGAGACCGCAGAGCTCGGGGAGACGATCGACGTCACTGCGACCGTGACGAATCCCGGTGACGAAGAGGCAACCCAGGACGTTCAATTCCGGCTCGAGGGGGATCTCATCGACTCCCAGTCGGTGACGCTGGACGCCGGTGAGACTGACGACGTGACGTTCGAGGTCGACACGACCGGACTCGAGGCCGGCGAGTTCGTCCACATGGTGCTCACCGACGAGTTCGGTCAGGTCGCGTTCATTGAACTGACCGAAGAGGACGAGATCGTGGATGACGAAGTTGACGACGAGGACGACGTAGTGGACGACGAGGACGACGTAGTGGACGACGAGGACGACGTAGTGGACGACGAGGACGACGTAGTGGACGACGAGGACGACGTAGTGGACGACGAGGACGACGTAGTGGACGACGAGGACGACGTAGTGGACGACGAGGACGACGAGCAGGCTGCCCTGCACCTGCTGTAA
- a CDS encoding dodecin family protein yields the protein MTTVKVIKVMGTSEESWEDAAAEAVATASETIDDITGIEVESKTADVEDAEIVEFKTTVHVAFPVHGE from the coding sequence ATGACCACAGTCAAAGTGATCAAAGTAATGGGAACGTCGGAAGAATCCTGGGAAGACGCCGCTGCCGAGGCGGTAGCGACCGCGAGCGAGACGATCGACGACATCACCGGAATCGAAGTCGAATCCAAGACCGCGGACGTCGAAGACGCCGAGATCGTCGAATTCAAAACGACCGTTCACGTCGCGTTCCCGGTCCACGGCGAATAG